DNA from Vitis vinifera cultivar Pinot Noir 40024 chromosome 19, ASM3070453v1:
acatttatttatttagtcaGATAAATGGAGAAACAAAACTGAATGAAACACAACAAAATTAAGAGGGAATGGAATGGTAGGAGTCCCCAATTACCTCAAACTCACCAAGCCCAATGGTACATGCATATATAAGTGCTTATTTCTGACTAAATTGTGTGGAGAGCTCAATTCTACTAAATGCAATAGTGTTCATAGAAAGTATGTtttcatttcataaaaattattaatgctTCATagctcaataaataaaaaatttagaactgAAAACAGAATTACCTTGAAAAGATGGGTGCCTGTATGAGCATCAACAGCACTAAAAGGATCATCAAACAGATAAATATCCGCATCTTGGTAAAGTGCACGTGCGATCTGAATTCTTTGCTTCTGCCCACCACTCAAATTGATTCCTCGCTCACCTATAACCGTCTGATCACCAAATGGGAGGATCTCCAGGTCCTTCTTCAAGGTACATGCATCCAGGACCCTTTCATACCTTTCTCTGTCCATCTCCTTGCCAAACAAGATGTTTTCTTCTATCTTGCCACCCTGTATCCAAGGCGACTGTGCAACATATGCCTTTGTTCCACTCAGCTTAAGGGTACCAGATATCTTGGGCACTTCACCCAGGATACAAGAAAGTAAGCTTGACTTTCCTGAGCCAACAGCACCACAAACAGCAACCCTCATGCCATGATGCACTTGCAAATTAATATCCTTCAATGTTGGATGAGGGGAAGATAAATCCCAAGAGAAATTCCCATTTACTATCTCAATTGCTGTGCTAGAAGTACCTTTTGGAAGCTTCTCGACAACATCAGGCTGCAAGTCATCAAGACGAAGAAAGGATGCAATTCTATCAAGGGAAACTTTTGTCTGAGCTATCATCGAGATAGTGTCAGGAAGATTGTAAATGGGCTCTTGAAGTATCCTGAATGTTGCAAGTGAAGATAAGATCTTCCCTGATTCAAGTGGGATCCCCATAAGCATAGCAGTTCCAAAGGAGACCACAGACACAAATATTGGGCCAACCCAGAAAACAAAAGTGGTGATGGCTAAAGTGTAAACATATTTTTTCAACCACCCTGTCTCATTCTTCCGTAAGTCAACAATTTTAGATAAAAACTTCATTTCCCATCCCTGAAGCTTGAGAATCCTCATGTTCCTCAAGATCTCGGATGTTGACTTCATCCTTTTATCTTTCGATTCCATTAGCTTGTCTTGGAACTTCTCTTGGAATTTCGCCAGTGGAACATTTGCCAACATAATAATTACTGTTGCAAAGAAAGCTGCAATTGAAGCAAGACCAAGATTTTTATACAAGATCAACAATGCCAAAGCAACTTGCAAAGTCACCATCCATGGATCGTGCATGTACCAACCAAAGTCACCAATTCTCTCAGCATCAACAGAAATGAAATTGATGATCTCCCCACTAGTATGACACTGCTTTGAGTGGTATGAAACAGCCAAAACTTTGTTGTAGATCTTTGTGACCAGTACTGCTCTCATCCTAATTCCAACCTGCTGTAATCTAAAGAACCAGTGCCTCATTGAAAGGCATTCAACAAGCTTTGCAACAAGAAAAGCTGAAACCAGAAAGTAGCCTTCATTTTTGAATTGCCGCTGGCCATTGAGGTACTGAACGAAGGTGTCAATAAGATAGGGACCAACATAAGAAGCTAACGTGTAAAGAAGGGCGAATAAAGCCGACAATAGTATTTCTGCCCATGCTGAGAGGATCATTGCTTTCACCAGCTTAAGCGTGGTCACTCCACTACCGCCACCACCATCACCCTCGAGCTTACTTCTAAAAATTGGAAAGCCCCCAACAACACTGTTGACAGCGTCAAGCTGAGGAACATCCTCAAGGTCTAATGTTTTCTTATTACCAAGGGCGATCAAGGGACCCATCCAAGAGAAAGTAAGAAGACTAAAAACACCAGCATTGGAGAACGGGGTCACAGTTTCTTCcccctttgatttatttgacGCCACTCTAGTACTTATACTGGCACTACCATGCAAAAGGGATTCCCTAAGAATTGATTCTTCACCTTGATTCTTCCCCCACAAACCCAAATAGCACAAGAACAGACCAGTTATGACGTAGACAGCATCAGGCACCAAAAATTGAATTGGTTGGGACTGGTGTTGCTTAACAATATCTATAACAAGGCAATAACAAGAGATGGAGAAGTAAAATCCCCACCAAACTCTTAACGAAAACGGGAACTTTGGTTCAACAGATCCAAGGAATTGAGTGTGCAAATATACACAAACTGTAGCCCAAGCAAATGTTCTGAGCGCTAAATCCGAAAGGGTCACCAGCTGTTCATCAGACCAACCATTCTTATACCAATAAAAGTAGTTCAAAAAGAACAAGGCAAGGTTAAACACTGACAGACCCAGACAACAAACAAATATTTGCTTATAGTACGAAAACCCAGTCCTCTTACAATTCTCAAGAGCACCCATCTTGATTTTCTTGCACGCCCATGATACAAATAGGAAAAGCAACAAGACAAGATGGAAAGAAGCGGAAAAGGCACGTAAAGAGGTTGGGTTTAGCAGAAATCCAATACCTGAGTACGGGACCATGGCTTCAAGACCCGCCATTTTTGTGGGAACCTTTTCGCTTATGCTGAAAGAGTTTTTTAGAGGTGGGCTAATAAATAGAATACAGATGTTTGGGCACTGTATAGCATATATCGACAAGATAGGGAGTCGGTGGTTCAAACTGTACAGAAAGAAATCATTCAACACTCAAAGGGGGGGTCGTGGAAAAACTTGGCGGCCAAGCCTGAGCTGATGGAAAGAGACACCTTCGACTTATCAACCAGCCGCAGCCCGCAGCCGCCAACTAGTAtttttttttgccctttaaCGTgataagtaaaatttttttttttttttaaaaaaaaaaaaactcaccatgatttttttttttttttcaaaaaaacaaacgctTAAACACCGGGCCacgtgaattttttttttttttttccaatcatcctactgattttttttatttaacacaTGAGGAACCAACATgccattgttttttttcccactctcttcattttagtttttgatttttttttcactctttcatcatttaaaaaaatcaatataaaataaatatataataaataaatttaacttttttacttatgaatttaatttctatctgttttaaccttttttcttaattaaaatgtttaatatttttaattaaaaatgacaaAGGCGTGATTgtgattttaacatttttctttagtaaaatttttaataaaataaaaattttcataaaatttttgtaattta
Protein-coding regions in this window:
- the LOC100252075 gene encoding ABC transporter C family member 3 isoform X2 — translated: MAGLEAMVPYSGIGFLLNPTSLRAFSASFHLVLLLFLFVSWACKKIKMGALENCKRTGFSYYKQIFVCCLGLSVFNLALFFLNYFYWYKNGWSDEQLVTLSDLALRTFAWATVCVYLHTQFLGSVEPKFPFSLRVWWGFYFSISCYCLVIDIVKQHQSQPIQFLVPDAVYVITGLFLCYLGLWGKNQGEESILRESLLHGSASISTRVASNKSKGEETVTPFSNAGVFSLLTFSWMGPLIALGNKKTLDLEDVPQLDAVNSVVGGFPIFRSKLEGDGGGGSGVTTLKLVKAMILSAWAEILLSALFALLYTLASYVGPYLIDTFVQYLNGQRQFKNEGYFLVSAFLVAKLVECLSMRHWFFRLQQVGIRMRAVLVTKIYNKVLAVSYHSKQCHTSGEIINFISVDAERIGDFGWYMHDPWMVTLQVALALLILYKNLGLASIAAFFATVIIMLANVPLAKFQEKFQDKLMESKDKRMKSTSEILRNMRILKLQGWEMKFLSKIVDLRKNETGWLKKYVYTLAITTFVFWVGPIFVSVVSFGTAMLMGIPLESGKILSSLATFRILQEPIYNLPDTISMIAQTKVSLDRIASFLRLDDLQPDVVEKLPKGTSSTAIEIVNGNFSWDLSSPHPTLKDINLQVHHGMRVAVCGAVGSGKSSLLSCILGEVPKISGTLKLSGTKAYVAQSPWIQGGKIEENILFGKEMDRERYERVLDACTLKKDLEILPFGDQTVIGERGINLSGGQKQRIQIARALYQDADIYLFDDPFSAVDAHTGTHLFKVMKEGRITQAGKYNDILNYGSDFVELVGAHKKALSALESIEAEKSSIMSENSVDTGSTSEVVPKEENRNGQTGNIEGTDGPKAQLVQEEEREKGKVGFSVYWKYITTAYGGALVPFILLSQILFQLLQIGSNYWMAWATPVSEDVKPAVGGSTLILVYVALAIGSSLCVLSRAMLVVTAGYRTATILFNKMHLSIFRAPMSFFDATPSGRILNRASTDQSAVDMDIPMVIWKCAFSFIQLLGIIAVMSQVVWQVFIVFVPMIATCIWYQRYYISSARELARLVGVCKAPVIQHFSETISGSTTIRSFDQESRFRDTNMKLIDGYTRPKFNSAAAMEWLCFRLDVLSSITFAFSLVFLISIPEGAIDPGIAGLAVTYGLNLNTLQAWVVWNLCNMENKIISVERMLQYTSIPSEPPLVMEGNKPACSWPSHGEVDIRDLQVRYAPHLPLVLRGLTCNFPGGMKTGIVGRTGSGKSTLIQTLFRIVEPTAGEIMIDGTNISLIGLHDLRSRLSIIPQDPTMFEGTVRSNLDPLEEYSDEQIWEALDKCQLGDEVRKKEGKLDSAVNENGENWSMGQRQLVCLGRVLLKKSKVLVLDEATASVDTATDNLIQQTLRQHFVDSTVITIAHRITSVLDSDMVLLLDHGLIEEHDTPARLLENKSSSFAKLVAEYTVRSKSN
- the LOC100252075 gene encoding ABC transporter C family member 3 isoform X1, whose translation is MAGLEAMVPYSGIGFLLNPTSLRAFSASFHLVLLLFLFVSWACKKIKMGALENCKRTGFSYYKQIFVCCLGLSVFNLALFFLNYFYWYKNGWSDEQLVTLSDLALRTFAWATVCVYLHTQFLGSVEPKFPFSLRVWWGFYFSISCYCLVIDIVKQHQSQPIQFLVPDAVYVITGLFLCYLGLWGKNQGEESILRESLLHGSASISTRVASNKSKGEETVTPFSNAGVFSLLTFSWMGPLIALGNKKTLDLEDVPQLDAVNSVVGGFPIFRSKLEGDGGGGSGVTTLKLVKAMILSAWAEILLSALFALLYTLASYVGPYLIDTFVQYLNGQRQFKNEGYFLVSAFLVAKLVECLSMRHWFFRLQQVGIRMRAVLVTKIYNKVLAVSYHSKQCHTSGEIINFISVDAERIGDFGWYMHDPWMVTLQVALALLILYKNLGLASIAAFFATVIIMLANVPLAKFQEKFQDKLMESKDKRMKSTSEILRNMRILKLQGWEMKFLSKIVDLRKNETGWLKKYVYTLAITTFVFWVGPIFVSVVSFGTAMLMGIPLESGKILSSLATFRILQEPIYNLPDTISMIAQTKVSLDRIASFLRLDDLQPDVVEKLPKGTSSTAIEIVNGNFSWDLSSPHPTLKDINLQVHHGMRVAVCGAVGSGKSSLLSCILGEVPKISGTLKLSGTKAYVAQSPWIQGGKIEENILFGKEMDRERYERVLDACTLKKDLEILPFGDQTVIGERGINLSGGQKQRIQIARALYQDADIYLFDDPFSAVDAHTGTHLFKECLLGLLDSKTVVYVTHQVEFLPAADLILVMKEGRITQAGKYNDILNYGSDFVELVGAHKKALSALESIEAEKSSIMSENSVDTGSTSEVVPKEENRNGQTGNIEGTDGPKAQLVQEEEREKGKVGFSVYWKYITTAYGGALVPFILLSQILFQLLQIGSNYWMAWATPVSEDVKPAVGGSTLILVYVALAIGSSLCVLSRAMLVVTAGYRTATILFNKMHLSIFRAPMSFFDATPSGRILNRASTDQSAVDMDIPMVIWKCAFSFIQLLGIIAVMSQVVWQVFIVFVPMIATCIWYQRYYISSARELARLVGVCKAPVIQHFSETISGSTTIRSFDQESRFRDTNMKLIDGYTRPKFNSAAAMEWLCFRLDVLSSITFAFSLVFLISIPEGAIDPGIAGLAVTYGLNLNTLQAWVVWNLCNMENKIISVERMLQYTSIPSEPPLVMEGNKPACSWPSHGEVDIRDLQVRYAPHLPLVLRGLTCNFPGGMKTGIVGRTGSGKSTLIQTLFRIVEPTAGEIMIDGTNISLIGLHDLRSRLSIIPQDPTMFEGTVRSNLDPLEEYSDEQIWEALDKCQLGDEVRKKEGKLDSAVNENGENWSMGQRQLVCLGRVLLKKSKVLVLDEATASVDTATDNLIQQTLRQHFVDSTVITIAHRITSVLDSDMVLLLDHGLIEEHDTPARLLENKSSSFAKLVAEYTVRSKSN